In Spinacia oleracea cultivar Varoflay chromosome 5, BTI_SOV_V1, whole genome shotgun sequence, a single window of DNA contains:
- the LOC110775046 gene encoding uncharacterized membrane protein At1g16860: MGSRTQSHQLRSGLYVSGRRDTLPKERPPTMAARAVPYTGGDIKKSGELGKMFDITTTSTTATSSSSLSLSSPRPPPSRASSQPNSGSARSGPNSGQLPPRLSNSGSFTKKSSGPLSIPPTGLITSGPIRKSGQLDGSGLAQPQLAPAVGGSGKMVYGTSVTSLGSEKVKYGLRVSRGAMWVFGIVVLMGLLVGVFLMVAVKKAVMLVVFAAILVPIFVGLGWNYAWGKRAILGFVKKFPDAELRGAVDGQFVKVTGVVTCGSIPLESSFQRVPRCVYVSTELYEYKGCGGKSANTKHRCLSWGCRHSEKYVADFYVSDFHSGLRALVKTGYGAKVAPLVEPATVVDITKEKRDLSPNFLQWLADRSLSSDDRIMRLKEGYVKEGSTVSVMGIVRRHENILMIVPPTEAISTGCQWLRCLLPMYIEGLVLHCEDNQNSEVIPV, translated from the exons ATGGGCAGTCGCACCCAATCTCACCAGCTCAGAAGCGGGCTCTACGTCTCGGGACGCCGCGATACCCTCCCCAAAGAACGTCCCCCTACAATGGCTGCTCGGGCCGTCCCTTATACCGGTGGCGACATCAAGAAATCAGGCGAGCTAGGTAAGATGTTCGACATCACAACCACCTCTACCACCGCCACTTCCTCctcttcactttctctctcctctcctagACCGCCACCTTCTCGGGCTTCCTCACAGCCTAACTCCGGATCGGCCCGATCCGGGCCTAACTCGGGTCAGCTCCCACCTCGACTCAGTAACTCAGGGTCCTTTACTAAGAAATCATCCGGCCCGCTTTCAATCCCCCCAACCGGACTTATCACATCCGGCCCAATTCGGAAGTCGGGCCAGCTTGATGGGTCTGGGCTGGCTCAGCCACAGCTGGCACCTGCTGTTGGTGGGTCGGGGAAAATGGTTTATGGGACGTCGGTAACTAGTTTAGGGAGTGAAAAGGTGAAGTATGGGTTAAGGGTTTCAAGAGGGGCAATGTGGGTATTTGGAATCGTTGTTTTAATGGGTTTGCTTGTTGGGGTGTTTCTCATGGTGGCCGTCAAGAAAGCTGTGATGTTGGTAGTGTTTGCTGCGATTTTGGTGCCTATATTCGTTGGTTTAGGATGGAATTATGCTTGGGGGAAGAGGGCAATCCTGGGTTTTGTTAAGAAGTTTCCTGATGCCGAGCTCAGAGGTGCTGTTGATGGACAGTTTGTCAAGGTTACCGGG GTTGTTACATGTGGCAGTATTCCTCTTGAGTCGTCATTTCAGAGGGTACCTAGGTGTGTGTATGTATCAACAGAGCTGTACGAGTACAAAGGATGTGGAGGAAAATCTGCAAACACCAAACACCGTTGCCTCTCATGGGGATGCAGGCATTCAGAG AAATATGTTGCTGACTTTTATGTATCGGATTTCCACTCTGGATTGAGAGCCCTTGTTAAAACTGGTTACGGAGCAAAGGTGGCCCCTTTAGTGGAACCTGCAACAGTTGTCGACATAACCAAAGAAAAGCGAGACTTGTCTCCAAACTTTTTGCAGTGGCTAGCTGATCGAAGCCTTTCTAGTGATGACCGCATAATGCGCTTAAAAGAAGG GTATGTTAAAGAAGGTAGCACCGTCAGCGTGATGGGTATTGTCAGACGCCATGAGAATATCCTCATGATTGTACCACCCACAGAGGCCATCTCCACAGGCTGTCAGTGGTTACGTTGCCTCCTCCCGATGTATATTGAAGGTTTAGTATTGCATTGTGAGGATAATCAAAATTCTGAAGTGATTCCCGTGTAA